Part of the Nicotiana sylvestris chromosome 5, ASM39365v2, whole genome shotgun sequence genome is shown below.
AATCgaaaaaccaaaagaaagacgagagaaaaaaataaaataatgaataATAGGTTGAGGTTTGTGCTAGCAATTTTGCTAGCAATTCCTTGCTTTTTTGTTAATGGAGAGGATCCTTATTTGTTTCACGAATGGAAAGTTACATATGGCACCCTTTCTCCTCTTGGTGTTCCACAAAAAATCATTTTAATCAATGGCCAATTCCCCGGCCCTAGAATTAATGGTACATCCAACAATAACATTGTTGTCAATGTGTTCAACCAGTTGGACGAGCCGCTCCTTTTTACATGGAACGGCGTCCAACAGAGGAAGAACTCGTGGCAAGAAGGAACCCCTGGTACCAATTGCCCGATCCCTCCGGGGGCTAATATCACCTATCGTTTTCAGGTCAAGGATCAAATTGGAAGTTACTACTACTACCCTTCCACCGCCCTACACCGCGCTGCTGGTGGTTTCGGTGGCATAAGCGTCCTTAGCCGCGCGCTGATCCCTGTTCCGTTTGATACCCCTGAGGATGATTTCATGGTCCTTGTGGCTGATTGGTATACCAAGAGCCACACCGAATTGAAAAACTTGTTGGATAATGGGCGCGCTCTTGGACGGCCACAAGGTGTGATTATCAATGGAAAGAGCGGGAAAGGCGATGGTAAGGATGAGCCAATGTACACTTTAACCCCTGGAAAGACATACAGGTTCAGGTTTTGCAACGTTGGCATGAAGGATTCTATTAATGTTAGATTCCAAGGCCACACCATGAAACTTGTTGAAATCGAAGGTTCTCACACGGTGCAAAACGTGTACGAATCACTAGACGTCCACTTGGGACAATGCATGTCTGTTCTGATAACTGCTGATCAGGATCCCAAGGACTATTTCCTCGTGGCCTCCACGAGGTTCACCAAGGAACCACATGTTGCTACCGCCACAATCCGTTATGCCAATGGCAAGGGACCCGCCTCGCCTGAATTGCCTAAGGCACCAGAAGGCTGGGCCTGGTCCCTGAACCAGTTCCGCTCCTTCCGTTGGAATTTGACCGCAAGCGCAGCTAGACCTAACCCCCAGGGATCTTACCATTATGGTCAGATCAACATCACGCGCACCATCAAGCTAGTGACTTCGGCTGGCAACGTCGATGGCAAGCTTCGCTATGCCATCAACGGTGTCTCGCACGTGGATCCCGCAACACCAATTAAGTTGGCTGAGTACTATGGTGTTGGTGACAAGGTGTTCAAGTATGACTTGATCAAGGATGATTATGAGCCAGCATCAGGGAAAGAAGCACAAGATAAGATCACTCTTGCACCTAATGTTGTCAATGCCACTTACCGCAACTTTGTGGAAATCATTTTTGAGAACCATGGCAAGAGTGTTCAATCTTGGCATTTGTCTGGTTACTCCTTCTTTGCTGTTGGGTAAGTATCTCTAATAAATCTAAATACTTGAAATTTCTTATATTATCTAATAATTACTTTGGATTTAAGTTATGTATGTTTTACACTATCAATATAGTTTAACCTATTATAGCCTCTTCATCCGAAAATTATAAGAACTTCGGATGAACCAATTGATACTTACGCGCGGTGGAGGTGCACCTTTAGTTATTTTATAGTTAACCTGATTGTGTTGACGATATGACTCATAACGATATGACCTATGTTGTGCGGACTTCCAAAATGTTATCGCACCCATGTCGGATTCTCAAAAAATGCACTATTTTTGGAAGATCCGATATGCatggagagtccgagcaacatagtaTGACTAACAAAAGGTAGTGTTGAAGCGTAAGGGAATGAAGGGGGTTACGTTCAATTGAATCCCCTCATCGGAAAATTATATTGTGCAAGTAGGATGACTATAAATTTTTTCTTACATATATACACTGTTGAATCCACTTGAATACGAGATCTAGGTATaccattttttggcatttttccgAATTTACTTGTTAGAATTCCTGGTTTCGCCACTAACGAAATACATGCGTGACACATGCAGGATTGAACCAGGGAGGTGGACCCCAGAGAAGAGAAGGAACTACAACTTACTTGATGCAGTGAGTAGGAACACAATCCAAGTGTACCCTAATTCATGGGCAGCTGTTATGACAACTCTTGACAATGCTGGATTATGGAATTTGAGATCAAATTCATTGGAGAGAAATTACTTAGGACATCAATTATATTTCAGTGTCCTCTCTCCAAATCGCTCAATTAAAGATGAATACAACATGCCTGACAATGAGCTTCTTTGTGGTCTCGTTAAAGACATGCCGCGTCCTACTCCTTATAAATCTGGTTAAATTTAATTCATTCttgtgaatttttttaaaaaaaaaaaaatattttgtactTTGTACTGTGATTTTTTATTGTACATTTTTTGAGCAAAGAAAAAACAAGAGTGAGTATAAGTTGGAGAAGGACAAGTTTTTAAGTCCAAGTGAAACAGATATTTTTTTGGTCTCTTTCTTGTGTAAAACATAATTTTAGTTTTGAAATGAATGTATTATTTGTTCTTAATGCGTTCATTTATAAATAAGAATATAGAGATTTTTGTCTTTTCTCtctatctttttattctttttctcgaTCTAGTTACTAAGATTATTCAAAATTGAAGGTTACTTACCCCAATGTCTAAAGCTCTTGTCTTACCTCAATTCATCTTTATCAGATTTCCTGTTAAACATTTTAATAATATTGATATAatgatataaaataaaataaaataatttaaagttattttatttataaataaaatacccaatataaaataaaataatttaaagttattttatttataaataaaataccatatatatatatatagagagagagagagaaggtaTTACATAAATGGGAGAACTTATAGTGTCAAGGGCATAAGAGATTTTTCCGGTTGAAAGTTAAAAAATTTGTCCAAAGTGACTATTGTGATAATTAGAGCAAAGTAAAATAATTTTAcgtacaaaagaaaaaaagtgatTTTTTGGTAGTGAATACAAAACCGAATGAATTATTTATAACCAAAAAAAGTGACTTCTGGGTATGAATATAAAGCGAAACGACCACCCTGAAAATTactttgttttcccttgttctatatttgtttattgagaaattttcataaaacactatcttttagtagtaagtagtcatctatagataccatttgctatatcacggattatagatactttgatgtggttataagatgtatttgatgtatttaagctattgtattcatgaatacagtagaaaaactaggcgtgaatcagggaagcccagctaatcagttgttgtattcgagtgtatttgactgtattcatggaatgaaacatgggattacagcttgacaaattattgtattcgactgtattcacgacgtgaaatatgggattacactgtttttaaaacggaaagtaaatcaattaacataatagactcctaatataactcaacaaactcaattataacacacaatttgtattttcagttataaaaaagattctcaaccgaaaaataccccaaaacatagcaatcttcagagaaattaaataataaatctgaatacataaattatattaattaaaaaacttatgaatacattcatggcatatagcgagacagtgaatacaattaaatatatataatacagcgggatacattgaaatacaatgagaaaaaaaaaatagtgaatacaatgaaatacatggaatacaatgaGACACATTGAATTACAATGTAAAGGGAGCGGGAAAGATGGGCAATAAGGGCGGAGAGGGATGTGGCGGTGGTACGACAGTCAAGGGAGACGACACGGTTGTCACCGCCGGCGTAGCAGAGGGATTTATCGTGGGGACGTTgtgttgagtttctttttaatatagaaaggtattaaaaagagggtgaatgagaaatgaagggaaatgaaaattttgagtaaaattttaagtttccctctccttttaatgagacattgtccctcattggtagcggaaaaggagtttggtgggtttatatacaaatgcactccatgtagctcttaaagagttaagaagaaggcaagtctcGCGCCGTCGTCATCGCTCGGCTCGGctacggcttcggcttcggcttcggcggattttggtcaaatgattgattgattaattttttggaccaaatttatttgttaatagtgaatattaacgtaatattatccgtgtttgtaacagatgttttccaatccgtgaaTATTAATGAGCAAGTGCTCATTCCACCATGAGTAGTGCTCCAGCCACCATTGCCATATTGATTGCTCCATTAGTAAACAGCCTGGTGTTCTGtccaccatggccaagtgctccaCTTCATGAGTGGCAGCGTGTCCATTTTTAGCAGCTAAATGCACTATAAATAGAGGGTGCAAGCAGCCTGTTAAAGACACACTGAAAACTTGAGAGCAATTGATCTTCTCTTCACCAAGAAAACTCAACGTTAGCTATACTTTGCACTCCTTCCTCTCAGATTTTCCATACGAATTTCTGACTTCTcttcccttgttctgcattgttttaaactactaagaaagcaacagtaagtgtgatttgttgccgaactttgtgttcgctgaaacattggggtttgaagtaccgctacaccagtgtgtaattcgttctatcctgggaggaaataatccataaccttgggtactatgaggggattaaattccttaaggaaacactgtgaattcagtgggctcgaattaatttgtgTTTCATTTATATCATTTATTTACGTTAATAAGCTAACGTTTTAATTTCCATAatcattattttacaaatacaagAGGAACAACACGTTGAACTATATACCCACCGTAGCTGCATAATCATTGCAAGTTCTGAGACTGTCTTCAAACATAAGTTTTTGCTTATAAAAAGTTTTTTTGCTTTCTGCAACTTTGAATCTCATCTTCAAGTACTTTCACATACAGAATTGGAACAACCATCAATCCTAACAATTCTGCCCTACATAGCTTTAAACTATTCCAACATTTAAAACTAGCCGACGAGCGATTGAGGTTTGCTCTAATAAATAAAACTAAAACACCAACAGAGATAAATTGGTCAAAATTTTCATCGTTGCCTTCACTTTTTATAGTCCATCGCTGCCTTTGCTGCAGAATGACTCAATTGCTGCCTCACCGAAAGAGAAAGAAATTCGTGCCCTTTTGGTGGTCCATCGCCGCCTCAGTGAAAGGGAAAGAAATTCGTGCCcttttgagattgagcatcgtaTGGGGAAGAGAATGAGATGAATCAAATAGAGAggaaaagaaaatagtgtaactgaatagcgtatttagtggcttagggctagaaggtaaccaaaattaaatattttgctataaaccttaaaatgtatctatagaatataatttttttaaatggtatttatttaaaataaataaggggttaacctttgctataggaggtaaaaatttctTGTTTGTTTATTTACTGGATATTTGGTcagcttcatttattttcttataaatatttttattagCATGTCAAATATTCAAAATTAAGGATTACTATAATGTTTTGAATTCTATCAAGAGACTCGGTTTTAAATGAGAAAGTGTGTAAATACATGCAGACAAGAACAATATATCCTATCATTTTAAACTGCTAAAAGTATGTGCATCTACCAACAAAAAAAAACACTATGTGTGATAGCAATTCTTAACCATATTTAAATTCAGCATTTCATAAACATCATAGATTCAACTTATTTTtaccaaaataaaatcctaaatctATTATTCAGAAATTGATGAAGCTCTAGAGATGGTTAATCCTCTGGCCaacccctcccccctccccccataTTCCAgattttataaaattaatttctttgtTGAAAACATCCTCCCTACCTTCTCAAAGTAGAGTTGTAcaattttttcaactttttttttttttgaaaacatcATTTGAACTATTTTTTTCAGGTTCCCAAAAACTGGTTTACAGCAATTTTTgggtaatttttttttgtttcacttACAAAACTTCAAGTTTTTTtccaaataaaatgcatgtccaaactcaacttcaacttccaaaatatattttaaacacaacttcaaaaactcCTTTTTTAAGTTTCGACCGAATATATATCCAAACGCTAGCTTAATCTCTTATTATACTCTTGTCACATTCTAGTATTTTTGATACTTTTATGTTACTTTTCGACAAAAGATTGTTTGCACATATTTACAGTACTtagctttttttcttcttttaactCTTCAATTTACTTATCTCTCTCTTCTATCATAGTCCTAAAGAGGCATTTGTGCTATTTGTATATCATGTTCCTGTAccatttaaaatttaaaaaaaataacttttttagATATTTTACGTGTAAAAGTAAGTTTTTCATATATAAATAAAGAGGTAAGAtcataaaactaaaaacaaatttgtaaagagccataaaatcaataaaaaaaaattaaaaagaaaaatatatgatAATTCAGgaaaaacttgtgttatcttatAAAATAATTGTAAGAGAACCTCGTGAACATAggtttgagaaaatatttaagCAAATAAACGTTTTCTCTGCATATATATGACATTAACCTTTATCTTGCGCAGTTGCAACAAATGTAAAATGTTATAAAACATAAACATCAATCTAGACTAACATTGTTTATACTAAAACAGATTTAGCCCTCATTTTGAAGCAACATACAACCGTATAATATTGCTCAAGTATCTCCGCCtgttatatttatatatatcatATTAATTTTATGATCTAGTT
Proteins encoded:
- the LOC104249139 gene encoding L-ascorbate oxidase homolog; this translates as MNNRLRFVLAILLAIPCFFVNGEDPYLFHEWKVTYGTLSPLGVPQKIILINGQFPGPRINGTSNNNIVVNVFNQLDEPLLFTWNGVQQRKNSWQEGTPGTNCPIPPGANITYRFQVKDQIGSYYYYPSTALHRAAGGFGGISVLSRALIPVPFDTPEDDFMVLVADWYTKSHTELKNLLDNGRALGRPQGVIINGKSGKGDGKDEPMYTLTPGKTYRFRFCNVGMKDSINVRFQGHTMKLVEIEGSHTVQNVYESLDVHLGQCMSVLITADQDPKDYFLVASTRFTKEPHVATATIRYANGKGPASPELPKAPEGWAWSLNQFRSFRWNLTASAARPNPQGSYHYGQINITRTIKLVTSAGNVDGKLRYAINGVSHVDPATPIKLAEYYGVGDKVFKYDLIKDDYEPASGKEAQDKITLAPNVVNATYRNFVEIIFENHGKSVQSWHLSGYSFFAVGIEPGRWTPEKRRNYNLLDAVSRNTIQVYPNSWAAVMTTLDNAGLWNLRSNSLERNYLGHQLYFSVLSPNRSIKDEYNMPDNELLCGLVKDMPRPTPYKSG